In a single window of the Chitinispirillales bacterium ANBcel5 genome:
- a CDS encoding lysophospholipid acyltransferase family protein produces MISSHSLSKIIWLASSLLGKTWRVKTHHPGSIKPFSPQQDGVFCFWHSRLLAISYVFRNTGKTAVVSSSRDGKLAAQVARLWNHDVIFGSSSRGGSSALRQCFRVLRDGRPIGITPDGPKGPAQVVKPGVAQLSLKSKKPVIIMTVRASSAWRLKSWDRFMIPKPFSRLTVELSDPIDPLAFSSEDNPEESLRAEIQKRMHKDDTI; encoded by the coding sequence TTGATCAGTTCCCACTCACTTTCTAAAATAATTTGGCTTGCATCAAGCTTACTTGGTAAAACGTGGCGCGTTAAGACCCACCATCCCGGTTCAATAAAACCTTTCTCACCTCAACAGGATGGCGTTTTTTGCTTCTGGCACTCACGGCTACTTGCCATTTCATATGTTTTCCGTAACACGGGTAAAACAGCTGTAGTTTCCTCCAGCCGTGATGGAAAGCTGGCAGCACAGGTAGCGAGGCTTTGGAATCATGATGTTATTTTTGGCTCTTCTTCACGCGGTGGTTCTTCTGCACTGAGGCAGTGTTTTCGCGTTTTAAGAGATGGTCGACCAATTGGGATTACACCCGATGGTCCCAAAGGACCGGCTCAGGTAGTGAAACCGGGTGTAGCACAATTATCACTTAAAAGTAAGAAGCCTGTGATCATTATGACTGTAAGAGCCAGTAGTGCCTGGAGATTGAAATCCTGGGACCGGTTTATGATTCCTAAACCATTCTCTCGTTTAACTGTCGAGCTGAGTGACCCCATTGATCCACTCGCTTTTTCATCTGAAGACAACCCGGAAGAATCCCTTAGAGCCGAAATTCAAAAAAGAATGCATAAAGATGACACCATCTAA